In Candidatus Binataceae bacterium, the genomic window TCGCCCAGCGAGTCGATATGCAGCGACGCCGGAACCTCGCTGCGAAATTGTGGCAGCAGCGCCAGTACGCGCGTGACGACCTCGACCGTGTTGGTCCCCGGCTGACGCTGGACCGCGAGCACCACTGACGGCTCGCCATCGGCCCAGCCCGCGGTCTTGTCGTCCTGCACGCTGTCGAGCACGCGCCCGATATCGTCGAGCCGCACGGGCGCGCCGTTGCGATACGCTACGACGAGCGGGCGGTACGCCGCGGCGTTCGTGAGCTGGCCCTTGGTCTGCACGGTGAACTGCTGATGGGCGCCGTAGAGCGTGCCGGTCGGCATATCGACGTTGGCCTTCTGAATCGCATCGGCGACCTCGTCGATACCGATCCCGCGCGAGGCCAGCTCCTTGGGATCGACCTGCACCCGCACGGCATATTTCTGCGAGCCGTACACCTGCACCTGTGCCACGCCGCTGACCATCGAAATTCGCTCGGCCAGGTTGGTCTCCGCGTACTCGTCGACCTGCGAGATCGGCATGGTTTTCGAGCTCAGCGAGAGATAGAGCACCGGCTGATCAGCGGGGTTTACCTTGCGATAGGTCGGTGGCGAAGGCATCCCAACCGGCAGTTGTGAGAGCGTCGCCGTAATCGCCGCCTGCACATCCTGCGCGGCCGCATCGATATTGCGCGAAAGGTTGAACTGCAGCGTGATGTTCGTCGAGCTCTGCTCGCTGGTCGAGCTCATCGAGTCGAGTCCGGCGATCGTCGAGAACTCCTTTTCGAGCGGCGTCGCCACCGAAGAGGCCATCGTTTCGGGGCTGGCGCCGGGCAGGCTCGCTTCGACGACGATCGTCGGGAAATCGACGTTGGGCAGGTTGTTCACCGGCAGATAGCGGTAGGCCATGATGCCGAACAGCAGGATGCTGAGCGACAGCAGCGTCGTCATCACCGGGCGGCGGATGAAGGTCTCGGCAAAACTCACGACGCAACTCCGTTCGAGCTGCCAAGCCCGCTCTTTATCACGACGCTCGCGCCCGGCATCAGCTTCAGTTGGCCGTCGGTCACGACCATCTCGCCGGCTTTGACGCCGCGCTCGACCACGGTTTCGCCATTGGCCGAAGTGCCGATGACGACCGGCCGTATCGTAACCTTCATCGCATGGTCGATGACGAAGACGTAGGAGCCGTCCTGCCCGGTCTGGATCGCCTGCGACGGCACGACGACTGTGTTCGGCTGCTCGCTCAGCACGAGCGTCGCATCGACGAACTCACCCGGCCACAGGCGGCCGTCGGTGTTGGTGAAGGTGCCTTTCAGGTTGATGGTTCCGGTGGTGCGGTCGACAGTGTTGTCGATAAAGCTCAGCTCGCCGGTCTCCGGCGTCTGCTGCTGATTGGGCAGCGAAACCGAAACCGGCAGCTTGCGCTCTGAGATGTACTCGCGAACCTCGGGCAGTTTCTGCTCCGGTATCGCGAAGTCAACGTAGACCGGTCGCACCTGGTTGATCACGACCATCGGATTGTCTTCGTTCGCCTTGATCACGTTGCCGGCGTGAACCAGCAGATCGCCGGTGCGGCCGTCGATTGGCGACCGAATTTGCGTGTAGGCGAGATTCAGTTTAGCCGTTTCGACCGCGGCCTTGTCCGCCGCCACGGCGGCATCGGCCGCACCGGAATCCGCGACAGCCTGATCGTATTGTTGGCGCGATCCGACGCCCTGCTTGAGCAGGAACGAGTAGCGCTGCGAGTCAGCGTCGGCCTTTTTCGCCTGCGCGACGTCGCGCGCCAGGTTGGCCTCAGCCTGAAGGAGTGCGGCCTGGAACGGCCGCGGATCGATCGTGAACAGGAGCTCGCCCTGCTTCACGTCCTGACCCTGTTTGAAGTTCACCTCGGTGATTTGCCCTGCAACCTGCGACTTGACGTTGACGGTCGAGAACGCCTCGACGCGGCCGATCGCTTGAACCTGGTTGGCGACGGTTTTCTCGACCGCTTTCGCCGCCAGAACTGCTACCGCCTCGCGTCCGAACGCGTGCTCGTCGGCCTCGTGCGAGCATGCCGTGGCGATCAGCATTGCTGCGAGTACGAGAGCAACTACGCCTGGGCGTGAGAACCGTAAACCGCTTGTCAACC contains:
- a CDS encoding efflux RND transporter periplasmic adaptor subunit translates to MLIATACSHEADEHAFGREAVAVLAAKAVEKTVANQVQAIGRVEAFSTVNVKSQVAGQITEVNFKQGQDVKQGELLFTIDPRPFQAALLQAEANLARDVAQAKKADADSQRYSFLLKQGVGSRQQYDQAVADSGAADAAVAADKAAVETAKLNLAYTQIRSPIDGRTGDLLVHAGNVIKANEDNPMVVINQVRPVYVDFAIPEQKLPEVREYISERKLPVSVSLPNQQQTPETGELSFIDNTVDRTTGTINLKGTFTNTDGRLWPGEFVDATLVLSEQPNTVVVPSQAIQTGQDGSYVFVIDHAMKVTIRPVVIGTSANGETVVERGVKAGEMVVTDGQLKLMPGASVVIKSGLGSSNGVAS